The Quercus robur chromosome 7, dhQueRobu3.1, whole genome shotgun sequence genome has a segment encoding these proteins:
- the LOC126692737 gene encoding disease resistance protein RPV1-like isoform X4 gives MAFLATENASSSSSSPIPPSSTPGCKYEYDVFLSFRGTDTRNNFTDHLYDRLKQEGIFTFRDDEGLEQGTEMNSGLLRAIDESKIAVVVLSKQYASSSWCLIELAKIVECMNKKKLTVLSVFHYVDPSDVRYQNGSFAEAFAKHENRFNDDDVKTWRAALTEVANLSGWHLKDNSESEVIKKIIQRISSELDHEVPFVSEHLVGMDSRVKEMLDLCFGERLNCVRLVGICGMGGIGKTALAREIYNRIFRNFEASSFIANVREESESQRLVSLQNNLLSKILMGTEKKISDVEEGKKILRNRLCNKKVLIVLDDVNDDKQLKALVGKDWFGLGSIIIVTSRDSHLLKTYWDGVIDIYIAKELNHDEAMELFSLKAFKKPHLEENYVDLSIYFVNYANGLPLALRVLGSSLFGKTLDVWRSARDKLEAKPNRDIMDVLELSVVGLDDTQRDLFLDIAFLFKDMANYRIRDTLESLGHYTYDIDVLQDKSLITITSNGALWMHDLLKEMGQDIVRRESLEEPGKRSRLWSYKDVLHVLTSNVGTKVVKGIMLNMPIEAVERLSAEAFTKMKNLRFLKIGYVHPSQDLIGGPIQLPQGLSYLSNELRIIDWCGYPLKSMPTSFQPNKLVELRMHNSEIKQLWKGIMILNELKLINLSDSQNLIEIPDLSGVPKLKQLIIQRCTRLYKIHASLGDLKRLIQLDLNGCKCLESLPHKINLEALETLILSGCSRLKKFPEVVGNMSCLSKLSLNGTAITGLPLSIEHLIGLTKLDIRDCKNLSSLPNGCYSSMSLKSLNLSGCSKLVKLPENLGNIKTLKELDVSGTAITGLPLSIEHLIGLTKLDIRDCKNLSSLPNGCYSLMSLKSLNLSGCSTLVKLSENLGNIKTLKELDVSGIAITGLPLSIGHLIGLTKLDLRDCKNLSSLPNSCYSLMSLKSLNLSGCSKLVKLPENLGNIKTLKELDVSGTAITGLPLSIENLIGLTKLDLRDCKNLSSLPNSCYSSMSLRTLNLSGCSKLDELPENLGKIESLEELDLGGTAITGLPSSVVHLKNLKVVSLCGCVGLSSNKLTRFSLMQPRRSPDPMSTLERSLIGLCSLTKLDLSYCNVQTIPKVLGCLSSLESLNLRGNNFVCLPESIVQLSNLRWLYMGGCTHLRMLPKLPLNIEYIDVTKCTSLETLSLRPENDFRGGLRLLNCDKLIKNQGYGDLVSTMLRPYIINTQGYCEKDMEDSYVMIPGSEIPKWFSHQNVGALVSLQVPSDLLCNKFIGIAVCAVFVFRQHHPLHQLHIDDFGHMIGTHYLKVFVGGIEQMSLILSEEFGKIESYQLCLVYFPSTYFEPDWEEILNEVDANGFSQIEVKFEPKGPGLEVTKCGAHLYLGETLKT, from the exons ATGGCTTTTCTGGCCACAGAAAAcgcctcctcctcctcctcctcaccTATTCCTCCTTCTTCTACCCCTGGATGCAAATACGAATACGACGTGTTTCTCAGTTTCAGAGGCACCGACACCCGCAACAATTTCACGGACCATCTTTACGATAGGTTGAAGCAAGAAGGCATATTCACATTTAGGGACGATGAGGGACTCGAGCAAGGAACAGAGATGAACTCAGGGCTCCTGAGAGCAATAGATGAATCGAAAATCGCTGTTGTCGTTCTATCCAAACAATACGCTTCGTCGAGTTGGTGTTTGATCGAACTAGCAAAGATCGTCGAGTGCATGAATAAGAAGAAGCTGACAGTCCTTTCTGTGTTCCACTATGTGGATCCTAGTGATGTCAGGTATCAGAATGGGTCTTTCGCGGAAGCTTTTGCAAAACATGAAAATCGATTCAACGATGATGATGTGAAGACTTGGAGAGCAGCCTTGACAGAAGTTGCCAATCTCTCTGGATGGCATCTAAAGGATAA TTCTGAATCAGaagttatcaaaaaaatcattcaaagaATAAGTAGTGAGTTGGATCATGAAGTCCCATTTGTTTCTGAGCACCTCGTTGGAATGGACTCCCGTGTGAAGGAAATGTTGGATTTATGCTTCGGTGAAAGGTTGAATTGTGTCCGCTTAGTTGGGATTTGTGGTATGGGTGGAATCGGTAAAACAGCTCTTGCCCGAGaaatttataatagaatttttcGTAATTTTGAAGCCAGTAGTTTTATTGCTAATGTTAGAGAAGAGTCTGAAAGTCAACGTCTAGTTTCTTTACAGAACAATCTTCTTTCTAAGATCCTCATgggaacagaaaaaaaaatttcagatgttgaggagggaaagaaaattctaagGAATAGACTCTGCAATAAGAAGGTTCTTattgttcttgatgatgtgAATGATGATAAACAACTAAAAGCATTAGTTGGGAAGGATTGGTTTGGTCTAGGGAGTATAATCATTGTAACAAGTAGAGATAGTCATTTGTTGAAAACCTATTGGGATGGggtgattgatatatatatagctaaGGAGCTGAATCATGATGAAGCAATGGAGCTTTTTAGTTTGAAGGCTTTTAAGAAACCTCATCTTGAAGAAAATTATGTGGATTTGTCTATATATTTTGTGAATTACGCTAACGGCCTTCCTTTAGCTCTTAGAGTTTTAGGTTCTTCATTATTTGGTAAAACACTTGATGTATGGAGAAGTGCTCGAGATAAATTAGAAGCAAAACCTAATAGAGACATTATGGATGTACTTGAATTGAGTGTTGTTGGGCTTGACGATACACAAAGAGATTTGTTTTTAGATATTGCATTTCTCTTTAAAGACATGGCCAACTATCGCATAAGAGATACTCTAGAAAGTTTAGGTCACTATACCTACGATATTGATGTTCTTCAGGACAAATCTCTTATAACCATTACTTCAAATGGAGCTCTTtggatgcatgatttgcttaaagaAATGGGTCAAGACATTGTTCGTCGTGAATCCCTTGAAGAGCCTGGTAAACGTAGTAGGTTATGGAGTTATAAGGATGTCCTACATGTGTTGACAAGTAATGTT GGAACAAAGGTAGTTAAAGGCATAATGCTAAACATGCCTATTGAAGCAGTGGAACGCTTGAGCGCTGAAGCCTTCACAAAGatgaaaaatttgagatttcttAAAATTGGTTATGTGCATCCTTCACAAGACCTCATTGGAGGTCCTATCCAACTTCCACAAGGTCTCAGTTATCTTTCTAACGAGTTACGCATAATAGATTGGTGTGGATATCCTTTAAAATCCATGCCAACCagttttcaaccaaacaaacttGTTGAACTAAGAATGCATAACAGTGAAATCAAACAACTATGGAAAGGAATTATG attttaaatgagttaaaaCTCATTAACCTCAGTGATTCTCAAAACTTGATTGAGATCCCGGACCTTAGTGGAGTCCCAAAGCTTAAGCAATTGATCATCCAACGTTGTACAAGACTCTATAAGATACATGCATCTCTTGGAGATCTCAAAAGGCTTATTCAATTGGATTTGAATGGTTGTAAATGTCTCGAAAGCCTTCCTCACAAGATCAACTTGGAAGCTCTTgaaactttaattctttctggTTGTTCAAGACTAAAGAAGTTTCCAGAGGTTGTGGGAAATATGTCATGTTTGTCAAAACTCTCTTTGAATGGGACTGCTATAACGGGGCTACCATTATCAATTGAGCATTTAATTGGCCTTACTAAATTGGATATAAGAGACTGCAAAAAC CTTTCAAGTCTTCCGAATGGTTGTTATAGTTCAATGTCTCTAAAAAGTCTCAATTTATCTGGCTGCTCAAAACTTGTTAAACTGCCAGAGAATTTGGGGAATATCAAAACTCTGAAGGAGTTAGATGTGAGTGGAACTGCTATAACGGGGCTACCATTATCAATTGAGCATTTAATTGGCCTTACTAAATTGGATATAAGAGATTGCAAAAACCTTTCAAGTCTTCCGAATGGTTGTTATAGTTTAATGTCTCTAAAAAGTCTCAATTTATCTGGCTGCTCAACACTTGTTAAACTGTCAGAGAATTTGGGGAATATCAAAACTCTGAAGGAGTTAGATGTGAGTGGAATTGCTATAACGGGGCTACCATTATCAATTGGGCATTTAATTGGCCTTACTAAATTGGATCTAAGAGACTGCAAAAACCTTTCAAGTCTTCCGAATAGTTGTTATAGTTTAATGTCTCTAAAAAGTCTCAATTTATCTGGCTGCTCAAAACTTGTTAAACTACCAGAGAATTTGGGGAATATCAAAACTCTGAAGGAGTTAGATGTGAGTGGAACTGCTATAACGGGGCTACCATTATCAATTGAGAATTTAATTGGCCTTACTAAATTGGATCTAAGAGACTGCAAAAACCTTTCAAGTCTTCCGAATAGTTGTTATAGTTCAATGTCTCTAAGAACTCTCAATTTATCTGGTTGCTCAAAACTTGATGAATTGCCAGAAAATTTGGGGAAAATTGAAAGTTTGGAGGAGTTAGACTTGGGTGGGACTGCTATAACGGGCCTTCCTTCATCTGTTGTTCActtaaaaaatctcaaagtAGTATCTCTCTGCGGATGCGTGGGGCTATCATCTAACAAGCTCACGAGGTTTTCTTTAATGCAACCTAGAAGAAGTCCAGATCCCATGAGCACGCTAGAGCGTTCTTTAATAGGTTTATGCTCTTTGACCAAACTTGATCTAAGTTATTGCAATGTTCAGACAATTCCTAAAGTTCTTGGGTGCTTGTCATCTTTAGAAAGTTTAAATCTAAGgggaaataattttgtttgccTTCCTGAAAGTATCGTTCAACTATCTAATCTGCGATGGCTTTATATGGGTGGTTGCACTCATCTTCGAATGTTGCCCAAGCTTCCATTAAATATTGAGTATATTGATGTAACAAAGTGTACCTCACTGGAAACATTATCATTAAGACCAGAAAACGATTTTCGGGGGGGACTTCGTCTTCTCAATTGCGACAAATTGATCAAGAATCAAGGCTACGGTGACCTAGTTTCAACAATGCTAAGACCTTATATCATTAATACCCAg GGTTACTGTGAGAAAGATATGGAAGACAGCTATGTCATGATTCCTGGGAGCGAAATTCCGAAATGGTTTAGCCACCAAAATGTGGGGGCTTTAGTGAGTCTGCAAGTGCCCTCAGATTTATTATGTAACAAATTTATAGGAATTGCTGTGTGCGCTGTTTTTGTATTCCGCCAGCATCATCCACTTCACCAACTTCATATTGACGATTTTGGACATATGATAGGTACGCATTATCTTAAAGTTTTCGTTGGTGGAATTGAACAAATGAGCCTTATTTTATCTGAGGAATTTGGTAAGATTGAATCGTATCAGCTTTGCCTGGTATATTTTCCCTCTACATACTTTGAACCGGACTGGGAAGAAATACTGAATGAAGTCGATGCTAACGGATTCAGCCAGATTGAAGTTAAATTTGAACCCAAAGGTCCAGGCTTGGAGGTTACAAAATGCGGGGCCCATTTGTATCTGGGCGAGACATTGAAGACCTAA
- the LOC126692737 gene encoding disease resistance protein RPV1-like isoform X2, which produces MAFLATENASSSSSSPIPPSSTPGCKYEYDVFLSFRGTDTRNNFTDHLYDRLKQEGIFTFRDDEGLEQGTEMNSGLLRAIDESKIAVVVLSKQYASSSWCLIELAKIVECMNKKKLTVLSVFHYVDPSDVRYQNGSFAEAFAKHENRFNDDDVKTWRAALTEVANLSGWHLKDNSESEVIKKIIQRISSELDHEVPFVSEHLVGMDSRVKEMLDLCFGERLNCVRLVGICGMGGIGKTALAREIYNRIFRNFEASSFIANVREESESQRLVSLQNNLLSKILMGTEKKISDVEEGKKILRNRLCNKKVLIVLDDVNDDKQLKALVGKDWFGLGSIIIVTSRDSHLLKTYWDGVIDIYIAKELNHDEAMELFSLKAFKKPHLEENYVDLSIYFVNYANGLPLALRVLGSSLFGKTLDVWRSARDKLEAKPNRDIMDVLELSVVGLDDTQRDLFLDIAFLFKDMANYRIRDTLESLGHYTYDIDVLQDKSLITITSNGALWMHDLLKEMGQDIVRRESLEEPGKRSRLWSYKDVLHVLTSNVGTKVVKGIMLNMPIEAVERLSAEAFTKMKNLRFLKIGYVHPSQDLIGGPIQLPQGLSYLSNELRIIDWCGYPLKSMPTSFQPNKLVELRMHNSEIKQLWKGIMILNELKLINLSDSQNLIEIPDLSGVPKLKQLIIQRCTRLYKIHASLGDLKRLIQLDLNGCKCLESLPHKINLEALETLILSGCSRLKKFPEVVGNMSCLSKLSLNGTAITGLPLSIEHLIGLTKLDIRDCKNLSSLPNGCYSSMSLKSLDLFGCSKLVKLPENLGNIETLVELDVSGTAITGLPLSIEHLIGLTILDIRNCKNLSSLLNGCYSSMSLKSLNLSGCSKLVKLPENLGNIKTLKKLDVSGTAITGLPLSIEHLIGLTKLDIRDCKNLSSLPNGCYSSMSLKSLNLSGCSKLVKLPENLGNIKTLKELDVSGTAITGLPLSIEHLIGLTKLDIRDCKNLSSLPNGCYSLMSLKSLNLSGCSTLVKLSENLGNIKTLKELDVSGIAITGLPLSIGHLIGLTKLDLRDCKNLSSLPNSCYSLMSLKSLNLSGCSKLVKLPENLGNIKTLKELDVSGTAITGLPLSIENLIGLTKLDLRDCKNLSSLPNSCYSSMSLRTLNLSGCSKLDELPENLGKIESLEELDLGGTAITGLPSSVVHLKNLKVVSLCGCVGLSSNKLTRFSLMQPRRSPDPMSTLERSLIGLCSLTKLDLSYCNVQTIPKVLGCLSSLESLNLRGNNFVCLPESIVQLSNLRWLYMGGCTHLRMLPKLPLNIEYIDVTKCTSLETLSLRPENDFRGGLRLLNCDKLIKNQGYGDLVSTMLRPYIINTQGYCEKDMEDSYVMIPGSEIPKWFSHQNVGALVSLQVPSDLLCNKFIGIAVCAVFVFRQHHPLHQLHIDDFGHMIARLKLNLNPKVQAWRLQNAGPICIWARH; this is translated from the exons ATGGCTTTTCTGGCCACAGAAAAcgcctcctcctcctcctcctcaccTATTCCTCCTTCTTCTACCCCTGGATGCAAATACGAATACGACGTGTTTCTCAGTTTCAGAGGCACCGACACCCGCAACAATTTCACGGACCATCTTTACGATAGGTTGAAGCAAGAAGGCATATTCACATTTAGGGACGATGAGGGACTCGAGCAAGGAACAGAGATGAACTCAGGGCTCCTGAGAGCAATAGATGAATCGAAAATCGCTGTTGTCGTTCTATCCAAACAATACGCTTCGTCGAGTTGGTGTTTGATCGAACTAGCAAAGATCGTCGAGTGCATGAATAAGAAGAAGCTGACAGTCCTTTCTGTGTTCCACTATGTGGATCCTAGTGATGTCAGGTATCAGAATGGGTCTTTCGCGGAAGCTTTTGCAAAACATGAAAATCGATTCAACGATGATGATGTGAAGACTTGGAGAGCAGCCTTGACAGAAGTTGCCAATCTCTCTGGATGGCATCTAAAGGATAA TTCTGAATCAGaagttatcaaaaaaatcattcaaagaATAAGTAGTGAGTTGGATCATGAAGTCCCATTTGTTTCTGAGCACCTCGTTGGAATGGACTCCCGTGTGAAGGAAATGTTGGATTTATGCTTCGGTGAAAGGTTGAATTGTGTCCGCTTAGTTGGGATTTGTGGTATGGGTGGAATCGGTAAAACAGCTCTTGCCCGAGaaatttataatagaatttttcGTAATTTTGAAGCCAGTAGTTTTATTGCTAATGTTAGAGAAGAGTCTGAAAGTCAACGTCTAGTTTCTTTACAGAACAATCTTCTTTCTAAGATCCTCATgggaacagaaaaaaaaatttcagatgttgaggagggaaagaaaattctaagGAATAGACTCTGCAATAAGAAGGTTCTTattgttcttgatgatgtgAATGATGATAAACAACTAAAAGCATTAGTTGGGAAGGATTGGTTTGGTCTAGGGAGTATAATCATTGTAACAAGTAGAGATAGTCATTTGTTGAAAACCTATTGGGATGGggtgattgatatatatatagctaaGGAGCTGAATCATGATGAAGCAATGGAGCTTTTTAGTTTGAAGGCTTTTAAGAAACCTCATCTTGAAGAAAATTATGTGGATTTGTCTATATATTTTGTGAATTACGCTAACGGCCTTCCTTTAGCTCTTAGAGTTTTAGGTTCTTCATTATTTGGTAAAACACTTGATGTATGGAGAAGTGCTCGAGATAAATTAGAAGCAAAACCTAATAGAGACATTATGGATGTACTTGAATTGAGTGTTGTTGGGCTTGACGATACACAAAGAGATTTGTTTTTAGATATTGCATTTCTCTTTAAAGACATGGCCAACTATCGCATAAGAGATACTCTAGAAAGTTTAGGTCACTATACCTACGATATTGATGTTCTTCAGGACAAATCTCTTATAACCATTACTTCAAATGGAGCTCTTtggatgcatgatttgcttaaagaAATGGGTCAAGACATTGTTCGTCGTGAATCCCTTGAAGAGCCTGGTAAACGTAGTAGGTTATGGAGTTATAAGGATGTCCTACATGTGTTGACAAGTAATGTT GGAACAAAGGTAGTTAAAGGCATAATGCTAAACATGCCTATTGAAGCAGTGGAACGCTTGAGCGCTGAAGCCTTCACAAAGatgaaaaatttgagatttcttAAAATTGGTTATGTGCATCCTTCACAAGACCTCATTGGAGGTCCTATCCAACTTCCACAAGGTCTCAGTTATCTTTCTAACGAGTTACGCATAATAGATTGGTGTGGATATCCTTTAAAATCCATGCCAACCagttttcaaccaaacaaacttGTTGAACTAAGAATGCATAACAGTGAAATCAAACAACTATGGAAAGGAATTATG attttaaatgagttaaaaCTCATTAACCTCAGTGATTCTCAAAACTTGATTGAGATCCCGGACCTTAGTGGAGTCCCAAAGCTTAAGCAATTGATCATCCAACGTTGTACAAGACTCTATAAGATACATGCATCTCTTGGAGATCTCAAAAGGCTTATTCAATTGGATTTGAATGGTTGTAAATGTCTCGAAAGCCTTCCTCACAAGATCAACTTGGAAGCTCTTgaaactttaattctttctggTTGTTCAAGACTAAAGAAGTTTCCAGAGGTTGTGGGAAATATGTCATGTTTGTCAAAACTCTCTTTGAATGGGACTGCTATAACGGGGCTACCATTATCAATTGAGCATTTAATTGGCCTTACTAAATTGGATATAAGAGACTGCAAAAACCTTTCAAGTCTTCCGAATGGTTGTTATAGTTCAATGTCTCTAAAAAGTCTCGATTTATTTGGTTGCTCAAAACTTGTTAAACTGCCAGAGAATTTGGGGAATATCGAAACTCTGGTGGAGTTAGACGTGAGTGGAACTGCTATAACGGGGCTACCATTATCAATTGAGCATTTAATTGGCCTTACTATATTGGATATAAGAAACTGCAAAAACCTTTCAAGTCTTCTGAATGGTTGTTATAGTTCAATGTCTCTAAAAAGTCTCAATTTATCTGGCTGCTCAAAACTTGTTAAACTGCCAGAGAATTTGGGGAATATCAAAACTCTGAAGAAGTTAGATGTGAGTGGAACTGCTATAACGGGGCTACCATTATCAATTGAGCATTTAATTGGCCTTACTAAATTGGATATAAGAGATTGCAAAAAC CTTTCAAGTCTTCCGAATGGTTGTTATAGTTCAATGTCTCTAAAAAGTCTCAATTTATCTGGCTGCTCAAAACTTGTTAAACTGCCAGAGAATTTGGGGAATATCAAAACTCTGAAGGAGTTAGATGTGAGTGGAACTGCTATAACGGGGCTACCATTATCAATTGAGCATTTAATTGGCCTTACTAAATTGGATATAAGAGATTGCAAAAACCTTTCAAGTCTTCCGAATGGTTGTTATAGTTTAATGTCTCTAAAAAGTCTCAATTTATCTGGCTGCTCAACACTTGTTAAACTGTCAGAGAATTTGGGGAATATCAAAACTCTGAAGGAGTTAGATGTGAGTGGAATTGCTATAACGGGGCTACCATTATCAATTGGGCATTTAATTGGCCTTACTAAATTGGATCTAAGAGACTGCAAAAACCTTTCAAGTCTTCCGAATAGTTGTTATAGTTTAATGTCTCTAAAAAGTCTCAATTTATCTGGCTGCTCAAAACTTGTTAAACTACCAGAGAATTTGGGGAATATCAAAACTCTGAAGGAGTTAGATGTGAGTGGAACTGCTATAACGGGGCTACCATTATCAATTGAGAATTTAATTGGCCTTACTAAATTGGATCTAAGAGACTGCAAAAACCTTTCAAGTCTTCCGAATAGTTGTTATAGTTCAATGTCTCTAAGAACTCTCAATTTATCTGGTTGCTCAAAACTTGATGAATTGCCAGAAAATTTGGGGAAAATTGAAAGTTTGGAGGAGTTAGACTTGGGTGGGACTGCTATAACGGGCCTTCCTTCATCTGTTGTTCActtaaaaaatctcaaagtAGTATCTCTCTGCGGATGCGTGGGGCTATCATCTAACAAGCTCACGAGGTTTTCTTTAATGCAACCTAGAAGAAGTCCAGATCCCATGAGCACGCTAGAGCGTTCTTTAATAGGTTTATGCTCTTTGACCAAACTTGATCTAAGTTATTGCAATGTTCAGACAATTCCTAAAGTTCTTGGGTGCTTGTCATCTTTAGAAAGTTTAAATCTAAGgggaaataattttgtttgccTTCCTGAAAGTATCGTTCAACTATCTAATCTGCGATGGCTTTATATGGGTGGTTGCACTCATCTTCGAATGTTGCCCAAGCTTCCATTAAATATTGAGTATATTGATGTAACAAAGTGTACCTCACTGGAAACATTATCATTAAGACCAGAAAACGATTTTCGGGGGGGACTTCGTCTTCTCAATTGCGACAAATTGATCAAGAATCAAGGCTACGGTGACCTAGTTTCAACAATGCTAAGACCTTATATCATTAATACCCAg GGTTACTGTGAGAAAGATATGGAAGACAGCTATGTCATGATTCCTGGGAGCGAAATTCCGAAATGGTTTAGCCACCAAAATGTGGGGGCTTTAGTGAGTCTGCAAGTGCCCTCAGATTTATTATGTAACAAATTTATAGGAATTGCTGTGTGCGCTGTTTTTGTATTCCGCCAGCATCATCCACTTCACCAACTTCATATTGACGATTTTGGACATATGATAG CCAGATTGAAGTTAAATTTGAACCCAAAGGTCCAGGCTTGGAGGTTACAAAATGCGGGGCCCATTTGTATCTGGGCGAGACATTGA